One window of the Trifolium pratense cultivar HEN17-A07 linkage group LG2, ARS_RC_1.1, whole genome shotgun sequence genome contains the following:
- the LOC123907425 gene encoding protein PIN-LIKES 7-like has protein sequence MGFLELLEAASMPVIQVLLISALGAFMATQYFNNLLSPEFRKSLNKVVFIVFTPSLVFSSFAKSVSLQDMISWWFMPVNVGLTFLIGGILGWILVKLLKPNLKVEGLIIASVSSGNMGNLPIVIIPAICDENGGPFGPRDVCHSNALSYASFSMALGGIFIWTYTYQTIRSRSLKFKALEAAEIIKAPNKDLDGNVDTPLLHGKDDENTAIEVAPLSYIDDSESQIIDEQDQPIVLKKEKQSFFHKMIEVLGDLVEELMSPPAIATFFGFLFGAVAWLRNLIIGDNAPFSVIQDTLELLGNGTIPCITLLLGGNLTQGLKSSSVKPLTLISIIVTRLFVLPLIGLFIVKAAANFGFLPVDPLFQYTLVMQYAMPPAMNISTMAQLFDVGNEECSVILLWTYSAAAIALTAWSTFLLWLLSY, from the exons atgGGTTTTTTAGAACTTTTGGAAGCGGCTTCTATGCCAGTTATTCAAGTTCTACTCATTAGTGCATTGGGAGCTTTCATGGCTACTCAATATTTCAATAATCTTCTTTCACCAGAGTTTAGGAAATCCTTGAACAAG GTTGTGTTCATTGTATTCACTCCTTCACTTGTGTTTTCAAGTTTTGCCAAAAGTGTTTCACTTCAAGATATGATATCATG GTGGTTTATGCCTGTTAATGTTGGATTAACCTTCTTAATTGGAGGAATTTTAGGATGGATACTAGTAAAATTACTAAAGCCTAATTTGAAAGTTGAAGGCCTTATTATTGCTTCTGTTTCATCAG GAAATATGGGTAACCTACCTATTGTAATTATCCCTGCAATATGTGATGAGAATGGAGGTCCATTTGGTCCACGTGATGTTTGTCATAGTAATGCTCTCTCATATGCATCTTTCTCTATGGCA CTTGGTGGTATCTTCATATGGACCTATACTTATCAAACTATAAGAAGCCGTTCATTGAAATTTAAGGCACTTGAGGCTGCTGAAATCATAAAGGCACCCAACAAAGATCTTGATGGAAATGTAGATACTCCTCTTCTACATGGAAAAGATGATGAAAACACCGCGATAGAAGTGGCACCGTTGAGTTACATTGATGACTCCGAAAGCCAAATT ATTGATGAACAAGATCAGCCTATTGTATTGAAGAAGGAGAAACaatcattttttcataaaatgatAGAAGTTCTAGGTGATCTTGTAGAGGAACTAATGTCACCACCAGCAATTGCTACA TTTTTCGGTTTCCTCTTTGGCGCTGTCGCATGGTTAAGGAACTTAATAATTGGAGACAATGCTCCATTCAGTGTAATCCAAGACACTCTTGAATTACTTGG GAATGGAACAATTCCTTGCATCACACTTTTGCTTGGTGGTAACCTTACTCAAG GCTTGAAATCATCAAGTGTCAAACCATTGACACTCATCTCAATCATCGTAACTCGCCTTTTCGTACTACCTCTTATTGGATTGTTTATTGTCAAAGCCGCAGCGAATTTCGGCTTTCTCCCTGTGGATCCTTTGTTTCAGTACACTCTAGTGATGCAGTATGCAATGCCACCAGCAATGAATATTA GTACTATGGCTCAGCTGTTTGATGTAGGAAATGAAGAGTGTTCTGTTATTCTGTTGTGGACATATAGTGCTGCAGCTATAGCACTCACTGCTTGGTCAACATTCCTATTGTGGTTATTATCTTATTAA
- the LOC123907426 gene encoding uncharacterized protein LOC123907426 isoform X2 — MATLSSSIAMAMNPQTHFLSGSSLKPVDKCFLKISSTEQFPCSSVRAKASRNLSVIVRARDDGSTSNGSAFVGGFVLGSLIVGALGCIYAPKISEALAGADSKELMRKLPKFIFDEEKALERTRKILTDKIAQLNATIDGISAQLHPDEDSNESAVVSEEIGASTY, encoded by the exons ATGGCAACTCTATCAAGCTCAATCGCTATGGCGATGAATCCACAGACCCATTTTCTGTCAG GTTCCTCGTTGAAGCCAGTTGATAaatgcttcttgaaaatcagCTCCACTGAACAATTTCCATGTTCCTCTGTTAGAGCTAAAGCATCACGTAACTTGTCGGTTATAGTTCGAGCAAG GGATGATGGAAGTACAAGTAATGGAAGTGCTTTTGTTGGTGGCTTTGTATTGGGGAGCCTGATTGTTGGAGCATTGGGATGTATTTATGCACCAAAG ATAAGTGAGGCACTAGCTGGAGCCGACAGTAAAGAACTAATGAGGAAACTTCCAAAGTTTATCTTTGATGAAGAAAAAGCTCTCGAG AGGACTCGCAAGATACTAACGGACAAAATAGCGCAACTGAATGCGACCATAGATGGTATTTCAGCACAGTTGCATCCAGATGAAGACTCAAATGAATCGGCAGTAGTATCAGAGGAAATTGGAGCTTCCACATACTAA
- the LOC123907426 gene encoding uncharacterized protein LOC123907426 isoform X1 has translation MATLSSSIAMAMNPQTHFLSGSSLKPVDKCFLKISSTEQFPCSSVRAKASRNLSVIVRASRDDGSTSNGSAFVGGFVLGSLIVGALGCIYAPKISEALAGADSKELMRKLPKFIFDEEKALERTRKILTDKIAQLNATIDGISAQLHPDEDSNESAVVSEEIGASTY, from the exons ATGGCAACTCTATCAAGCTCAATCGCTATGGCGATGAATCCACAGACCCATTTTCTGTCAG GTTCCTCGTTGAAGCCAGTTGATAaatgcttcttgaaaatcagCTCCACTGAACAATTTCCATGTTCCTCTGTTAGAGCTAAAGCATCACGTAACTTGTCGGTTATAGTTCGAGCAAG CAGGGATGATGGAAGTACAAGTAATGGAAGTGCTTTTGTTGGTGGCTTTGTATTGGGGAGCCTGATTGTTGGAGCATTGGGATGTATTTATGCACCAAAG ATAAGTGAGGCACTAGCTGGAGCCGACAGTAAAGAACTAATGAGGAAACTTCCAAAGTTTATCTTTGATGAAGAAAAAGCTCTCGAG AGGACTCGCAAGATACTAACGGACAAAATAGCGCAACTGAATGCGACCATAGATGGTATTTCAGCACAGTTGCATCCAGATGAAGACTCAAATGAATCGGCAGTAGTATCAGAGGAAATTGGAGCTTCCACATACTAA